CGTCAGTTTGCTACACTATTTATCTCTGATCAGATACTCCAGTTACCAGCTGCTGAAACGTCAgtaatgttgaaatgtacttttATATCTTCGCCTTTTGATGTTGGCATTAAGGCACGAagtcattattttatttcttgttaTATTTACAATAAGTTATGCGTATACAAGTGTGTTGTTAATCGATATGAGGGAGGTTATCCACTGATTAGACAATCTGCAACGTTACCAAAATAGATTAAATAAATCGTAGGTTTCTTGAACGCCACATCGGACCGATTATACCCGGAACCAATTCTATCCTGCTCACCACGAGCGTATTTTGGTGCTGCACTCTCGGAATCGCAAACAGCTACGGCGGCATGATTCTCTCGCTGAATCCACAGCTGTCCGTGGGGACGGATAATTTCCCCTGAAAATAAAGTCCTCATTTTACTGTGAGTGTAAATCGTGCTCATGAAAGCTCGTGTCGTTATAAAAATGTGCGGCTGCACATCAGCTTGACAGGCTAACAGCTGAAGCTAACCCATTCAACATATGGGACTCTACTAGACTTCATACTTTGTAGCACAAGTTTTTATTTCTCTACTTTTCTTAGTAAGTTGGAGGCTAGACCTTGGTAGAAACACTGCTGCTTGTCGTTATAATACCGTTATAAAAAAATGGAGTCGCTAACTACAAATACTGACGTGCGACTAACGGTGACCCGGTGTTTCCGCACACTCAAGTCATCCACGGACAGCTCAGACATCATTACGGCTCTTCGGACACTCCACTCCTACTTGGATGAAGGACCGGACAGCACAGCCACCTCAGCTGAGCGTGCAGAGTTCAGGAGAGCTCACTACTCTTCCGCTCTGCAGCTGCTGGTCAGCAACATTCAGGCTGACTGGTTACACCAGCTGACAGCAGCCCAGCGCGCAGAGCTGTGGGACGGCCTCTTCCTCGCAGGACCTCCAGAGCAGGCGCTCCTGGTGCTGATGGATGCAATAGGAGAGCTGAGGTGGGTGGTGCTGGGTGTGACGTgcttatcatcatcatcttctttAATAACCTTAATGCCTGTGTCTCGCCCCTGCAGACCCACCTCAAATCTGGACCACGTGGTCAGCATCACTGAGAAGTTCCTTCAGCGTGGTCGCCTGGCTGAGCTGCTCTGGTCCTACTGTCTGGAGGCAGCGCCCTCTGACTCGCAGCAGCTCAGAGAGACGCTGCTGGGGCGTATTAGCGCGTTGCCAGACATTACCGCGAACAAGCTACAGCTAAACAACAGAGCTCTTTTCCGTCCTCAGCAGTACTACCCACTGCTGGCCACAGAAATGCTCACTGCCCTGGAGCACACCTGCCAGGCACTCAGAGGTGAAAGGCATCTGTAAAGCAATGATCACACATTATTAGGAATACTACAGTGTGTGCCAGGAGACATCGTAATCTCTcattctgtgtgtttgtaattTGTAGCTGGAACGGACTGTAATTTGACTTTTGTGGCTCAAACACTTGGAAAAGTGTGTATCCAGGGGCACGGCGGTGAGTTTAAGGATGTATTTGGTTATAGTTGTTTGTCTCTGTACTGCAGGAGTCCTTAAGCTTTTTCAGGTTGAAAGCCAGCCTTCAgaacctgaaaaaaattcataCTCACGCTAAATTAAATAAAGATCAGCGCATTAGAAAACTTATTtttcctaaaataaaaatatcagttTATTTTTCACCTAGTTTTCCAGTGGCTCTGCTCCCCACACTTTGCAAACCTCTGCAGTGTGTCCTCCCATTGTGCCACAACCTCCTGCATGTCTTTTGCTGTCAGAACATCCTGTTATTACTTATACTCCCCAGCTACTTTATTAAATGCACTTTGCTACTACTAGCTTTGctctcttttgccatcagaacttGTATAAATTCAGACCattctcatttttttttcttcacttttgtCCTGCTGCAGGTTCGGTCTTGGCTGTGATGGCTCCTCGTCTGTCCGCGTGCACGCGCTCAGACATGGTGTGGCAGAGGGTTTGCTGGAAGCTGCTGGAAAACGTTCCCCAGCGATGGATGGAGAGCGTGCTCACTGGGCTGGTGCAGGCTGTTAGTGGGTGAGACTGTTGCAGATTCAGAGAATCTGGGaaagtctttttattttatccagCTGTCAGATCTGTGTTTAATGGCGCacgtttgttgtgtttttgtttcttcagGCCGGACGCACTGGGCAGGATCATCGGAAACCTAGTGCTGACAAATAAAAAGGCTCAGTTTGTCATCACTCATAAACTTCTGTTACTGCAATATAAGTATGAGGTACTACAGTAACTTCCTCCCTGACAGTTATATGTGTTATGAATATCGTGCTTTAATCTGCGGCTCTTTTCCTAGACTCGTGTTCTGAGAATTATTCTTGGTTACCTCGCAGCAGACAGGGATCGCAGACCTCTTCTTATCCAGGTGGGTGGACGTGAAGTTAAGCAGCCTAATATTATAAACATATTAGAATATAAATAACCACTTCACACCCTCACTCAGCTGTGCTAATGTGTTAGTTAATGATTTTGGTGTTTTCAGGTTTTACGGTCTGTGTCCCAGGCCTGGGCTAACTCCAGCGCAGTGAAACACACGCCTCTGGAGCAGCAGTTATACGTCAGCAAAGCCCTCCTGCTGAGTGTGAGCCTGCTGAAAGACTCTGAGATACAGGAGCTGCGCTCAGGTATAACAAAGCCTTCTGCTTTGTGCCCCTGAGGATGAAATAAACCCTGACTGttggtctgtttttgtttgttttttaattaagaaaGACCTCACGGAGCATAAGATCACTTCAAACTCCATTATTAACTATTCTGGAGCTTCTGCATGACCCTTACTAGATGATTTATTagttatatatttttacatcttcatatttgtgcacattaaataaaaatcagtcAGAGTTTTCAGCAGTAAAATTACTACTGATACTAATCAGATACTACAAAACAGCTACTGAAGTAATAAAATACTTGATTAAACTGAAGTCAGTTACACTGACCGGTTGAATCCGTCTCTCTCAGAGTTACTTCAGTGTATGCTTGGCGGCATGCAGACCCACCTTGACAGCAACGTGGTGCGGATCAGGCATATGGGGATGGTGATTGGAGAGTACCTGAGCTCCCGCATGGATATCAATGGAACCAAGCTTAAATTTGAGGTACGGTTCATTTATAGCAGGAGCAAATATAACAAGCCACCACGAGGCAGCCTGTCATTGTTTGTACTGGACTGTGAGGCTCGTGTGTGAGGTGATGCTGTGTCGTGTTCTAGTACGACCAGGACGAAGAGACTCGTGAGCTGCTGTCTCTGTTGGCTCCCGGCGCCTGTGACGAACCAGAGGCTGAGCCCGTAAATAGGTAGGTCGTACTCCCTGTCACTTCTGCTTAAAGATGTAAAAAGATGAAACTGCCAATCAGCTGACTTGCTAAGTGATgagaatattattttttaaggatCCTGAAATGTTTTacctaaaattttaaaaatgatctgATTCATCTTAAATGTATGCAATATGtattaaatacaaatacaaaaatattgTGTCATCTGTCATCTCCAGAGCTGACGGTCCTCAAGAGACAGCTGAGTCAGCTCAGAATGCATCGCAAACTACATCAGGAGCTCAGGCATTAAAAACGGATCCAGACTCTGATCTCGATAGGTATGTCAAGCATTCAGTAAGAATGACAtcctttaaagatttttttttttttaaaaacccaacTTTTACATGTTTAGAGCATATATAAAAGTGCACGATTAACCTTTTATCACTCCAGTGACGATGAGCTCACTCCGTACGATATGTCTGGAGATCAGGAGATCAGTAAGGCGTCCCCGCCTCGCTACCTACGAGACTGCCTGGAAAGTATGACTTCACCCATCTCATCCCTGTTTGCCTTATGTGATCACCTGTGTCGTATTCTCACTCCAGCATGTCCTCATGTTTCAAACTTATCTAGTTTTAATATCCTCTGAGGACCCAGTGCGCGTGGAGCTTGCTTTGAAAGCTGCTGAGAGTTTGGTGCGGAAGAACAGTTTTGCAGCCAGAGAGGTACGACAGGAATAAGAGAGGCTCTAAGATTTGAATATTTCCTCTGGAAGATAGGGGTAAAATGAATTGATGTTATAATGTAGGTGTTTTCATTCTTGTTTTCAGATCAGTGTCCAGATGTCCAAAGTCCTCCTTCATATGGACGACAAATACAACATTAACGGCTTCCTGTACCTCAGGCAGGCGACGATGGTGGCTCTCACTGTCACTGACTGTATTCCTGTATGTTTGCCTTCTCTTAACAAACTACACACCGCTCCACAAACTTTCACTCATAACCaaactgtatttctgtgtccTTTGGTAGGTGGCTCACTATTTAACCACAGAGTTTTACTCCTTGAACTACAGTCTGCGCCAGAGACTTGATATCTTGGAGGTAAAACGAGAGGTCATAGTGGTTATCTGCGTGATGGTCTTTGATCATTGCTACATATCATGTAATTATGGCCTCCATTATTTGATATCACAGGTTCTTGCCTTAGCAGCTCAGGAGCTCTCTAAACCAGTCACTGAAAAGAAAGCTGCATCCATAAGCTCTGCTACAACAGCTGAGTCGACTCCATACCTCGGTGACAACCCTGTTCACTGGCAACAGGTGGTAGAAAAGCGAAtccaaagcaagacaaaacgcCTCACTAAGGTACTTCCAGTCTCTCTTGTGATTTGGAATTTGAGTGCAAGCTCACTCTGAAAAgtaattttgtgtgtttttgccaCAGAAAGTCAACCAACCTGTTACTAAGGCAACACCAAACCGCTACGCCCCTGTTGCCGGGCACTTCTTTTTCCCTCTGCTTAAAAACTATGACAAGTAAGCATGATCCTTGTTTTTAAATCCATGAACTCAGCTGTAAGAGAACATTTGTTTAATACATGATACCTTCCTGCTAGGCCTcaggtgacctttgacctgttgGGCAGTGACCACCTGGTACTGGGCAGGCTGATCCACACTTTGGGCCTCTTTATGCATCTAGCAGTCAATGCACCGGTACATGAATTTCTCCTTCTCTGGCCTATTATAGATGCTGTATTTGTTTTACAATGCCTCTGTTATTTTGCTTCAGATAGCCGCACAGATGGGCTGCGCTTTGCTGGACTTTGTGTGGGCAGTGCGGTACCATGCTGACCAGTATGTGTGATTCATTATCTCTGTTTGTCTCTGTAGTGTAACACAGAATAATATCTGTGGACCTTTGCTGTCATCTAACCTGAATTCTGTGTGTTAAAGGATGGTGAGACGAGGCGTCCTCTTCGCTGTTTGCTCTGTGTTTCTGAGCATGCCCAGTCAGAACCTGCTGGTGGACATCAGTGATCAGCTGTTTGAGACCAGGTCTTGGCTGGcaggtattaaaaaaaatgtggtgtgacattttaatgacagaaaagaaaaagcccGATGCCACACCTGCACCTGATAACTGTCAGCAATCTGTctttacaaacacacaaaaagataGTGCACAGTCATTCACAGCTGGACTGGACATTTCTGGGAAGCTGATGAGGAACCAGGATGTCCTGTAATACAGGGGTGTCCGTGATTTGattggcttttctttttttcattttttttttatcccaatGGGAATAAAACTCAGAGCTGAGTGATACAGGTCAGAGGGGTCACAACTTCCGTTTTACAGGTTGCAAATTGtcaatactactactaataataataatgttactGTCCACAGATGTTGCTGAAGGAGACCCGGATGCAGATTGCAGGAGTCTGGCGGTGCAGAGCCTGGTGCTGCTGGATAAGAGCTTGAAGAAGCAGCTACAGGATCCACAAGCGTCGACTGTGGAGACGTGACACAACGTCAGCAATGCACAATGACATTCTGGGTGTGTGAAAACCCACACATGAAGAGAAATGCGTCTTTAATGTAGATGTTCCTTTAGCTCAGGCATGAATCCTACTTACTGCAGgtgctgcttttttaaaaaaatatcctgCAGCATAGTGCCAACCAGAAAACATCTTCTCACACATGCACTAATGGCACATACGCTGGTTTGTGTATTCAGTGTCCGATTTACAAACCAAATGAAATATTAGATGGAAGATGAAGTTTtccttaaataaaatgtttaaaatgtattaaaatattttgctaTGAGGATATCCTTTCTCTGCTTCTTTCCTGTATGGGTACTCTCTGTactttggttgtttgtttgcagAGGACATCCTGTGAACATTCACATGAATATCACTCTGACAAATAATGGAAATACTATTAGTACTTCCTGTTGTCATGGTCAGAGGAAAGTCCACCACTGCATTGTCTGATAAAATGAAACTACAACGTCTTTTTTATTAGTCTGTTTGAATTCATATGgttaattacattaattattttcattgttaaaaagttaaaatgttttataattCAGACAACTGTATTCCTTGTTCTATCTAAAGGTTACACTGACAGTTTTGTACATTAAAAAGAttctaaatttatttttattgagagAAAGTgtagggttttgtttt
Above is a genomic segment from Maylandia zebra isolate NMK-2024a linkage group LG8, Mzebra_GT3a, whole genome shotgun sequence containing:
- the telo2 gene encoding telomere length regulation protein TEL2 homolog, producing MESLTTNTDVRLTVTRCFRTLKSSTDSSDIITALRTLHSYLDEGPDSTATSAERAEFRRAHYSSALQLLVSNIQADWLHQLTAAQRAELWDGLFLAGPPEQALLVLMDAIGELRPTSNLDHVVSITEKFLQRGRLAELLWSYCLEAAPSDSQQLRETLLGRISALPDITANKLQLNNRALFRPQQYYPLLATEMLTALEHTCQALRAGTDCNLTFVAQTLGKVCIQGHGGSVLAVMAPRLSACTRSDMVWQRVCWKLLENVPQRWMESVLTGLVQAVSGPDALGRIIGNLVLTNKKAQFVITHKLLLLQYKYETRVLRIILGYLAADRDRRPLLIQVLRSVSQAWANSSAVKHTPLEQQLYVSKALLLSVSLLKDSEIQELRSELLQCMLGGMQTHLDSNVVRIRHMGMVIGEYLSSRMDINGTKLKFEYDQDEETRELLSLLAPGACDEPEAEPVNRADGPQETAESAQNASQTTSGAQALKTDPDSDLDSDDELTPYDMSGDQEISKASPPRYLRDCLEILISSEDPVRVELALKAAESLVRKNSFAAREISVQMSKVLLHMDDKYNINGFLYLRQATMVALTVTDCIPVAHYLTTEFYSLNYSLRQRLDILEVLALAAQELSKPVTEKKAASISSATTAESTPYLGDNPVHWQQVVEKRIQSKTKRLTKKVNQPVTKATPNRYAPVAGHFFFPLLKNYDKPQVTFDLLGSDHLVLGRLIHTLGLFMHLAVNAPIAAQMGCALLDFVWAVRYHADQMVRRGVLFAVCSVFLSMPSQNLLVDISDQLFETRSWLADVAEGDPDADCRSLAVQSLVLLDKSLKKQLQDPQASTVET